CGGATCGCCGTGTTCTTCTCAGGGGAGATCATCGACGTCATCGACACCGCCGGCGCAACGGTCGAGCAGCTCGGCTATCTGATCGGCGGGGTACGGAAGGTCACCGCATGAACTGGTCACACAGGTTTGGTTCGGCGGTCCTTGCGATCGTTGCCGCCCTCCTCGTTGCGACCGGCCTGATGCTGCTCGTCAACGCACCCCCGCTGGAAGCCTTCAATCTGCTCGCGAAAGGGTCTGTCGGAAGCACACGCAAACTCTCCGACACGCTCATGGCCTGGATCCCGCTCATGCTCACGTCGGCCGGTCTCGTCGTCACATACACCGCGGGCCTCTGGAACATCGGTGTGGAAGGACAGGTGATCGCCGGAGCCATCGCCGCAAGCTATGTGGCTCGTACGGTCGACGGACCGGTCTGGGTGCTCATCGTTCTCACCATGCTCGCCGGAATGGCCGGAGGAGTGATCTGGGCCTTCTTCGCGGGCGCACTCAAGGTATACGGGCGAGTCAACGAGATCTTCGGAGGACTGGGGCTCACCTTCGTTGCACAGGCACTCGCCACCTATCTGATCATCGGTCCCTGGAAGCGCGCCGGAATCGCTTCCACGAGCGGCACGAACCCGTTCCCGGAACACGCATGGCTGCCGACGATCGAAGGCTCCCGCCTTTCTCTCGTCGCCGTCGGTGTCGCCGTTCTGGCCGTTGTGCTCGTCTACCTCCTCTTACGAGGGACGCGCTATGGACTCCGCCTCAAGGCGGTCGGCCGGAATCCGAAGAGCGCCTATCTCCTCGGCATCCCAACCAACGGCTACATGCTGTCGGCGTTCGCCATCGGTGGCGGACTCGCAGGACTCGCAGGAACTGTCCAAGTCACGGGCTTCTTCCACAAGCTCGTGCCCGCCGTA
This is a stretch of genomic DNA from Gammaproteobacteria bacterium. It encodes these proteins:
- a CDS encoding ABC transporter permease yields the protein MNWSHRFGSAVLAIVAALLVATGLMLLVNAPPLEAFNLLAKGSVGSTRKLSDTLMAWIPLMLTSAGLVVTYTAGLWNIGVEGQVIAGAIAASYVARTVDGPVWVLIVLTMLAGMAGGVIWAFFAGALKVYGRVNEIFGGLGLTFVAQALATYLIIGPWKRAGIASTSGTNPFPEHAWLPTIEGSRLSLVAVGVAVLAVVLVYLLLRGTRYGLRLKAVGRNPKSAYLLGIPTNGYMLSAFAIGGGLAGLAGTVQVTGFFHKLVPAVSGGYGYLGILVALLVSLSALWVPPVAFFFAMISVGSTQLQLRLNLDSSLGGVLQGILVLFAMLAQGIQVRRGNRIESAAQTSPAGGD